Sequence from the Gadus chalcogrammus isolate NIFS_2021 chromosome 21, NIFS_Gcha_1.0, whole genome shotgun sequence genome:
cgcgcggctggccgccaatcaccagctaccaatcacctgcctacacctgctctataaagagtagtctaacatatgtcttgctgctcaggtcttcgttcaacGCATGAGCTGCTTACTGTGCTTTCGATTTCGCTTCGCTAAATCTCGTCGCCTAGTACCATGTCGTTTAATACATACCCAGAGGCCGTAATGTCGGATTTCGATGAGGACGCttttcctccatctcctgccGTATCACGTAGGAGTTCGCGAATCCAATTAAAATCGGCTTCTTGGGCGTCTTGGCCAACCAAAAAACTGCTGGAACTCCTGACCCAAGAAGGCGTCCCAGTGGAAGTCGGCTTGTCGCGGGCGGATGCCCTGCAGCTTGCCGACACAGCGCTGGGGGAACATCTCCACGCTCCACTCTCCCCAACGTTCACTCCGGATGCCGCCGCCGCTGGCTCCGCTGCTGCGACGACTACAAAACCCGGCAAAAAGCGCGCTGGTCGGCTTACTACTTCCGGCCCGGCCAAGCGAGCGCGGAAAGCCGGTAATTTCGTTCCACGGGAtcctcatcaccacccccaacaAATCCCCGACGCGGACCTTCGCCAGGTTCTACACACCCTCGCCGAGTCGGTCCAAAGCCTCGGCGCCAGGATGGATGCTGTCGAAACACCAGGCCGCAttcccggacgggtccaggccctCAACCCGCCGTCGTTCATCGCCACGGCGCCTTTTTCCTTCCAGCTACCATCCGGCTCGGCTCCTTCCGCCTCCATAGGCTATGCTCCCGGCACGTGCTCGGGTACCACGGCTACTGCAGCCCCCGCGGTAGCCCCTTTCGCGTATTCGCTCGCTACTGCTCTACCAGTCCAGCTCCAGGGTAGGAGCTTTATTACGCCCGCCGCGGCTACGGTTTCTCAgaccacaaaaaataatataatccaGGGCAGAGACGTTAATCTCGCGGCGTTACTGTTGCCCTCCCCCGCCATAGAGCGTCAATGGGTTGATTGCGGTGACGTGTCCGTTCTTCTGAAAACGTCAGACCCTAGACTTACGCGCAATCTCTCTTTTGGCGAGTTCGTCATTACATTCGGGATTTACAGAGACATTATGTGCCAAGTTTATCCGGATAGGAGGGCAGAACTTGACGCTTACCTCGCTATTATCGCCGACCTCAACCAGCGCTACGCCGGAACGTTATTTTATGAGTATCATAAAGCATTTTCTGCCAAGTCGGCCCAATGGATCTCCATGCTTAATGTGAGGATTGATTGGTCCACTACGGACACCGAGCTTCTGCTCCACCACTTCGGTGGCCATCAGTCAATTTCTTGCGCTATCTGCAGTTCCCACGGGCACACAACGGTGCTATGCCCCAAGACCGCTACTACCGCCCCCGTCTATGCCCCTAAAACGCCACTCGTCCATAGTGACGTTAACCTTTTGCAGGGACCCGCACCCGAAAACTACCTGCCCCCGCCGCCAAAGGCCGGCAATTCAAGGGAGGGGCCATCCCTCCAAGAGATTTTAAAATCTCACCCATCTACCCCAATTAACATTGCTTCTCTTGCATCATTCCTCTCATCGCACCCCGACTCCGGTTTTGTAGACCATCTCATCACGGGCCTTTCACAGGGGTTCCGGGTGGGAGTCCTTTCTCCATTGTCCACTAAATATGTGGCAAAAAATCTCCAGTCAGCTCTGGCAGAACCAGAAATAGTGTCTGCTCTTCTGGCTAAAGAGCTTCTCAAAAATTATGTTATCGGCCCATTTAGTTCTccccccttttctttctttagaATAAATTCTCTCGGCGTTGCTACCCGGAGATATTCAGGGAAAAAACGTCTTATTTTTGATATGTCTTCTCCTCACTCTGACTCTTTCGCTAGCGTTAACGAATGTATCCCACCAGAACCATTCTCGTTGTACTATGCCACTATCGACCACGCCATCGCGTTGATAAAAATCGCAGGCCAGGGAGCTTGGCTCGCTAAAGCCGACATTACAGATGCTTTTAAAATAATGCCCATTCATCGGTCCGATTGGCCGTTGTTCGGTGTGAAATGGCAGTCTAAATTCTATTTCGCAGTTAGACTAACATTCGGGTGTAGGAGCAGCCCCCACCTCTTCAATTTGCTATCTGAGGCCCTATGCTGGATTATGCTAAACATATGTAGGTTGCCATTCGTTCTACATCTGCTGGACGATTTTTTGCTTATTGACTTTCCATCCAACCAAACCAGCGTCCTGGATACTCTTAAGAGAGTGTTCAGCGAGATCGGAGTTCCCTTATCTGAAGAGAAAACAGAGGGGCCAGTTACCGCAATCGAATTTCTAGGGATTCGCTTAGACTCGGATAGGATGCAAGCATCCCTCCCGGACGAGAAACTACAGAGGATCAGATCGTTTCTCAATGCGTTTATAACGTCTGCTGGAGTTACTAAACGTGAAATGCTCTCACTCCTAGGCCACCTCAATTTCGCTATGCGTATTATACCACAAGGGCGCTCGTTCATCTCTCGCCTCCTAGATCTGGCACATTCGGTCCCAAAACTAAACGACGTGATACACCTCAACGAAGGCTGCAGGTCCGATCTCAAATTCTGGTCGTTCCTCATCGCTAACTGGAACGGAATTTCCTTCTTCTATAACGACACGCCTGAATCATCTGATTCTCTCGAACTATTCACTGATGCGGCCCCCTCGGTCGGGTTTGGGGGTTTCTTCCAAGGCCAAATGGTTCGCTGGGAGATGGCCGGTCGAATTCCGCACATTCGCCttcgggtcagagtcgtctgcgtTGTTCGAGCTCTACCCTATTGTggcagctagcgttctgtggggccAAGCATGGCGGCGTAAACGTATcaccatgttttgcgataacgAAGCAGTGGTGGCTATCATTAATAAAAAGCGATCTGCATGCCCCACTATCATGTCCATGCTCAGACGTCTCACATGGCAGTCCGTCACTCTCAATTTCATCATTAATGCTGAGCATATACCTGGTCACCATAATAGTCttgctgattctctctctcgtttccgtTTCCAGGAATTCAGACGTCTATGCCCCGCAGCGAATACGGACCCAATAATCAGCCCACCCTTCCACGAACTCCGGCTGGATTAGGCAATAGGCTAAATTCGTTGCTAGACTCCGCGAGTGTTTTTATGGCAAAAGCTTTAGCGCCATCTACCCTCAAAGCTTATAGCTACGCGTGGTccctgtttaatttattttgcatttccaTGCACGTTTCAGTTCTTCCAGTGTCGGTATCTATTGTCTGCGCTTTTATCGTCCACTGCTTCGAATCTCATAGACATAAATTGTCTACGATTCGGGGGAATATAGCTGGTATTCAATTTTATGCTAGATGCCAAGATCCTGGCTCTCCTAGTCTATTTTCGGCTCCCGCAATCCGTCTTTTATTGAAGGGCATGTATAAATCGGTGCCAAAAGTACCAGACAAACGCTCTCCTATCACACTCGATATATTGAACAGATTAGTGTGCGCTCTTAGAGCTGGGAAAttccatccttattttaacacatTACTTGAgacagt
This genomic interval carries:
- the LOC130374891 gene encoding integrase/recombinase xerD homolog; protein product: MDAVETPGRIPGRVQALNPPSFIATAPFSFQLPSGSAPSASIGYAPGTCSGTTATAAPAVAPFAYSLATALPVQLQGIQTSMPRSEYGPNNQPTLPRTPAGLGNRLNSLLDSASVFMAKALAPSTLKAYSYAWSLFNLFCISMHVSVLPVSVSIVCAFIVHCFESHRHKLSTIRGNIAGIQFYARCQDPGSPSLFSAPAIRLLLKGMYKSVPKVPDKRSPITLDILNRLVCALRAGKFHPYFNTLLETVFLTAFYGFMRPGEYTSPTQTFSPTRGLAFADVTFSARHFSIFLKRSKSDSLGAGVTIIISRINNSLCPYASMLLYLKLRQCTPPESPLFILPNGRPMTKEWFRVHLAKVVEGCGLPSPLYTGHSFRIGAATTAAEQGLPDASIKRLGRWSSTAYESYIRSNSRFFHQAHTMLSNVGQGRFNTFSTIAVSGGCFHSRVILVLVSSCYSSLFVLVTPIFFLVLSKCIVLCI